In Diabrotica undecimpunctata isolate CICGRU chromosome 4, icDiaUnde3, whole genome shotgun sequence, a single genomic region encodes these proteins:
- the Vps33B gene encoding vacuolar protein sorting-associated protein 33B, with protein sequence MDITTKLLALQEISKAQLSKILNVVSNPKYLIIEPSLIRPLDRVCGATWLKGNGIEKIFKLEPVNPYAGSNVVFYMIYFDTIVFKQVVDQIRSQIENIEQPVKNKFHIIVVPCYNCAFENELEKLGVYGTIRIHHFQWMPLHLDTSLLSLEIPNLYSSLFVYKNFTYLPVLSKCLWQLNFVIGKPRFILCLGEYSKAIVAQFDQCCEDRGETDRLESDFGALIIMDRNIDYTSALLTPGTYAALLAEIYNVSAGICEKKEEQLENFDTKCNPLPEKQSINFSLDSNVDSIYYDIKNRYFTEVLSVLSNLTKELKTEKMSSMEMALDEIKQYVQTQLQATKSKKKFITNHLQAAESIINILGHRYENQKMVEHNIVRNHDRALNLNYLEEVLNTENDKYITLRLFCLLILFQPMSESEVRTFWLKFLYQFGFNYGFAFHNLLNIGFIPEPVETSSSLNIQGKLKIPIFSSSNCLINSKNLKQIPPDPTTVNLKFPTCTSYVFGGNYIPLITQIAGMILNSIPLDEIRTKLEVFGHLSLRNERGYPLQNRMVLIYIIGGVTYAEIAACNLLETLTGTQIVILSDRVVTGNDLMQGILDYPK encoded by the exons ATGGATATTACCACAAAATTGTTGGctttacaagaaatatctaaagctCAGCTCTCCAAGATATTAAACGTGGTTTCAAATCCAAAATATTTAATCATAGAACCATCATTAATTCGGCCTCTAGACAGAGTATGTGGTGCTACATGGTTAAA AGGAAATGGCatagagaaaatatttaaattagaaccCGTAAATCCATATGCAGGTTCAAATGTTGTATTTTACATGATATATTTTGATACAATTGTATTTAAACAGGTAGTAGATCAGATCAGATCCCAGATTGAGAACATCGAGCAACCAGTAAAGAATAAATTTCACATTATTGTAGTACCTTGTTACAATTGTGCCTTTGAAAATGAACTAGAAAAATTAGGTGTTTATGGTACAATAAGAATACATCACTTccagtggatgcctttacatctTGACACAAGTTTGCTGAGTCTTGAAATACCTAATCTATATAGTTCCCTCTTTGTGTATAAAAATTTTACTTATCTACCTGTTTTGTCCAAATGCTTGTGGCAACTCAACTTTGTAATAGGCAAACCAAGGTTTATTTTATGTCTAGGTGAGTATTCTAAAGCAATTGTAGCTCAATTTGATCAATGCTGTGAAGACAGAGGAGAAACTGATAGACTGGAATCTGATTTTGGTGCCTTAATAATAATGGATAGAAACATTGACTACACAAGTGCGTTATTAACTCCAGGTACATATGCAGCCCTACTGGCTGAAATATACAATGTTAGTGCTGGTATTTGTGAAAAAAAGGAAGAGCAACTAGAAAACTTTGATACAAAATGTAATCCTCTACCAGAAAAACAATCAATTAACTTTAGTTTAGATAGTAATGTTGATAGTATTTACTATGACatcaaaaatagatattttacaGAAGTGTTATCTGTTTTAAGTAATTTGACAAAAGAGTTAAAAACAGAAAAGATGAGTTCCATGGAAATGGCCTTAGATGAAATTAAACAATATGTACAAACACAACTACAAGCAACTAAATCCAAGAAGAAGTTTATAACAAATCATTTACAGGCTGCTGAAAGTATAATCAACATCTTAGGCCATAGATATGAAAATCAGAAGATGGTGGAACATAATATAGTAAGAAACCATGATAGAGCCTTAAACTTAAATTACTTGGAAGAGGTTTTAAACACtgaaaatgataaatatataactTTGAGGTTATTCTGTCTCTTAATACTGTTTCAGCCAATGAGTGAAAGCGAAGTTAGAACATTCTGGCTAAAATTCTTGTATCAGTTTGGTTTTAACTATGGTTTTGCTTTCCATAATCTACTGAATATAGGTTTTATTCCAGAACCAGTAGAAACAAGCAGCAGTTTAAATATACAAGGAAAATTAAAGATTCCCATTTTTAGTTCTAGTAATTGCCTAATcaattctaaaaatttaaaacaaatccCACCTGACCCTACTACAGTTAACCTAAAGTTTCCTACATGCACAAGTTATGTATTTGGAGGAAACTACATTCCTCTTATAACCCAAATAGCTGGAATGATCCTTAATTCAATTCCATTAGATGAGATTAGAACTAAATTGGAAGTGTTTGGCCATCTATCATTAAGAAATGAAAGGGGATATCCTCTTCAGAACAGGATGGTGCTTATATATATTATCGGAGGAGTTACTTATGCTGAAATAGCTGCCTGTAATTTACTGGAAACTCTAACAGGGACTCAAATTGTTATTTTAAGTGATAGGGTTGTTACTGGGAATGATTTAATGCAAGGCATTTTAGATTATCCCAAATGA
- the LOC140439529 gene encoding stress-associated endoplasmic reticulum protein 2 has translation MAPKQRMRLANEKAMKNVTLRGNVPKSTKQSQESSPVGPWLLALFVFVVCGSAVFQIIQSIRMA, from the exons atggCTCCTAAACAAAGAATGCGCCTGGCTAACGAGAAAGCCATGAAGAATGTCACTTTAAGAGGAAATGTACCAAAATCAACG AAACAAAGTCAAGAGTCATCACCTGTAGGACCATGGTTATTGGCACTTTTTGTGTTTGTAGTATGTGGATCCGCCGTTTTCCAAATCATTCAATCAATCCGCATGGCTTAA